A single genomic interval of Helianthus annuus cultivar XRQ/B chromosome 13, HanXRQr2.0-SUNRISE, whole genome shotgun sequence harbors:
- the LOC110901205 gene encoding uncharacterized mitochondrial protein AtMg00810-like, giving the protein MKIPQGFSMENKNRVCRLKKSLYGLKQASRNWYEKFTSSLLSQRFKQSKADHSLFTYKEENSFVAVLIYVDDVILVGNNLVKIQQTKKYLDKQFSIKDLGRLKYFLGIEVAKTSEGLVLSQRKFTLDILEDSGMMGCRPSSFLIESNLKLDKGEKENRVDATSYRRLIGRMLYLQVTRPDIAYAVNMLSQFVANPRKNHMDVANRVLCYLKGTVGQGILLPRAGEPVLTAYCDADWLGCPYSRRSRTGYLLLLGGAPISWKSKKQSLVSRSSAEAEYRAMASTVSEILWVRWLLKDLQIS; this is encoded by the coding sequence ATGAAGATTCCTCAAGGCTTTTCTATGGAAAACAAAAATCGTGTTTGTCGGCTCAAAAAGTCTCTTTACGGGTTGAAACAGGCCTCCCGCAACTGGTATGAAAAGTTTACATCTTCGCTTCTCAGTCAAAGGTTCAAGCAATCTAAGGCCGATCATTCCTTATTCACATACAAAGAAGAGAACTCTTTTGTTGCAGTCCTCATTTATGTCGATGACGTCATCCTGGTAGGAAACAATCTTGTGAAAAttcaacaaacaaagaagtaCCTTGATAAACAATTCAGCATCAAGGACTTGGGAAGATTAAAATATTTCCTCGGAATCGAAGTCGCTAAGACATCTGAAGGGTTGGTTCTAAGTCAGCGAAAATTCACTCTGGACATATTAGAAGATAGTGGGATGATGGGTTGTCGACCAAGCTCCTTTCTTATTGAATCAAATCTAAAACTCGATAAAGGCGAAAAGGAGAATCGAGTAGATGCCACCTCGTATCGGCGCTTAATTGGCAGAATGTTATATCTACAGGTTACAAGACCAGACATTGCTTATGCTGTTAACATGTTAAGTCAGTTTGTGGCTAACCCAAGGAAAAATCATATGGATGTTGCAAATCGGGTACTTTGTTACTTAAAAGGAACAGTAGGACAGGGTATTTTACTCCCACGAGCTGGCGAACCCGTCTTAACTGCTTACTGTGACGCAGACTGGCTTGGATGCCCCTATTCTAGACGATCGAGAACCGGATATCTTCTCCTTTTGGGTGGTGCTCCTATTTCTTGGAAGTCCAAGAAACAATCTCTAGTCTCTCGTTCCTCTGCAGAGGCTGAATATAGAGCCATGGCATCCACCGTTAGTGAAATCTTATGGGTCCGATGGTTACTTAAGGATCTACAGATATCCTAA